The window CGTAGCCTATATGGGTGggaggttttattcctcttCATTCTCACGATGTATTTGtattgttaaattaattaaatgatatggttttttatcaaaaaaaaaaaaacattgtttGAGAGTTATTTGTTTTAGAGTAAGTGAAGGTTAATAGAAGTTAAATGCTTACTTCATTTAtcctccaatttggaggttaaGGGGAGTAACgtaaagtttttaaatttttttttgtctttgcaaaataaatttaacttttcttccttttcatatttaaactcgagttaaacatttaaccttatttacattctataaactcccaaattaggttaatttttaactttcatttctGATCACCTCCTtctttccattacctcctttaatTCTTATgtccattaacctccaaacaCTCAAAAGCAtaggttttattttatttttttcttaaaaaactaAATGAAAATGTCATCGTCTTGTTTAAAAGAAACAGAAATGAAAAAACTAAACTTAATAATATCTCTTCCTCTTGCTTACTCCAAGACCATAGATTTCAGTACAAGGGAGGGAACCAGTCGACAGATTCGACGGCCAACCAAATCGCCTCCGCCGCCGTGCATCGTCGCCTTTGAGGTCAGTTATTAGGGAATACTGTCTTAGTGTCTACTGATTAATATGAAATTCAGTTTAGGCTTGTTTTAGTTTTACTTGATTTTGAATCTGTAAGCTGTGTTGTATTTTGttattaaaattagttttacgAGAGGTGAAAAAATGATTTGAAAAGTTCGACTGGTAACCACATTGTGGCAATTATTGAAAGCATTCAAGAAcataataatttatcaaacactaGATGTGAAAGGGAGAATGTGATTCTCTAACTGGAAAACTATAAGGGGATTTAGAGTTTGAAATCGATAAATAAATTACAGTTCATTCATTTGGAAAGCGTAATTACTTTTGGAACTTGATGAAAGAAAAAAGTGGAGCATTAGTATCTAACTGGAGAAATACAAATAGGAAAAAGTATTTGCTTTCTCTAATCTAATTGAAGatgataataatgaaaataggcaAAACAGCAAATTCGATTTCAACTACTTAAAACTTGAACTTTCATTATAAACCTTGCTCTgatatgaattttaaatatcTAGAGCTCAAGGAAGtcttagagagaaaaataaaaatgcagTTAGTAATGAATCCGAAGTTCAATAATGTTCTTCAAAGTATAAGTGGTTCACCTAATGGCAGAGGTTTCATGAACTCTAATTAAATAGAGCTAAGAAGTAAGAACATTTACTTGTCTATTGACGAAAATCAGAACTTCTTTTTATAGTCATTTAAAATTCTAAGATTTAGATGTTGCATATGTATTAAGTTGTGGTATTAGTGTTACTCTAATATGCAAGGTATTTAATTCAACATGATATTTCAGTTTTTTTGGTTGCCAGGCTATGTTAAATTTTATAGAATTAGTTGTAGGATTAAGTTATTTTACTTTTTAGTGCAGAAAAACTGTAATTTTCAGTCATGGATAagtttttcatttaaaaaaaaaacccagaaCAACCAATTGGTAAAGATGTTATTATTTTACCAATTGAAAATCCTAGATCCGTAACCACTATCTCCTTTCTTTTAGTTCCGCCTCCCCTTTGAGCAGCTAATCCACTATTGTTAAAGAGATTTCAACAATTTAATTTATCACTCTACTCCGGCGAGATATTGGCGGACTTAGAGCTTCAGGGCTCCTCTCTTCTCACTCCACCATTAGATTTCTCTCCCTTTCTTCTCAAGGTAAAACAAAACAACTCTTCTCTATATTTCtctctttattattatcattagcTCTGTTTAGTATTCATTTTCAATGTTGCAGAAGTTATTGAATGTGTTTCTTGTACGACTGATTTGACGGTTCTTCTATTTAAATGCCCTTGTGTTACTGATTTGGCGATTCTTCATCTTTGATTCGGCAATCTCTCTGTTGAAGACTTTTTACATTAATTGATCTGCTGAATGGGTGTACTGCCTATTTATGATTATTATATTGTTGTAGATTTTCGTTTTTGGTGATAATTTTATATTGGAGCCTTATGACATCATACCAATGAGTATTATGCTTGAAAACTGTACAAGACGTTTTTGAACTCCTTGGGAATAGTAAGATGATATCATGCTCTTCAACTGCAACTTCTTAAATCGTCCGGACAGCCATAGATCATGTGATTTTTGGCATCTTATTTGCCTATTTAGGGTCCTTTTTTGTCATCTGGTAAATGCTGTTTTTAATGAATTTTTGCAATTACAATATAATACTGGTGGCCAATAAATGTTAGTTCAGGGTAGGCTCTAATCAACTGCATGGCAACATATTAGCACTTTGTGCTGCATAGGATATATGATGAGAAGAGGATGTGAAACCTTATTCTGTATTTGTTACAAGGTAGGATAAGagaatctgattttttttttttttttttttccagcaAGATGAAAGAGATTTTTTCTGTGTTGCTAATTTGATATTTGGGTAAActgtctgttctttttcttcttcatgaTGCTTTTATAGCTCATTATGCGGACCTACATTTCATAATTGAGATTATTGTCAGATTCTAATAGTACCTAAGTATATCTTCCATTCTCTGAGGATATTGATGTGTATTCTATGAGGAGAAAGTGATTATTGGCTTTCTTTGTTGATGATTTCTAAATAGTAAATAATAAGGGATAATGGTCAAATTTGTCGCCTAGATTATTGATAGAGAGAAGTATGAGAAAGTATGCCCTGGGAATTTGCAGGGTGGAACAGTATGGATTCATGcttttttcaattcaataatgGAGTTGCTATTCTGCTgctttttcaattttagtttttattaaaatatactGTATTATCTTCAATGCTCAAAGTTGAACTGTAAGCCTGCAATATTTGTGTGATCtgtttatttttctttgtaGGCTTTAAACTATAATTTCAAGTCTCTACCTTGCTAATTCTGATTTAATCCAATGCTGAAGCCCCCAAGAAAACCACATAGAGTACTCAGGCTTGCACTGCTTCTTTTCAGGCCAATCTGCACATCATCTTCTCATAAAGATCCTATTAGGCTCTTAAAACTATCAGCTGACACTAAAAACCTCAAATATGGTAAAATGATCCATGCTTATTTTATCACAGGAAATCAAGCCACGGAACACAACAAAATTGAAATGAACTCCCTTGTAAATTTCTACGCAAAATGCGATGAAATTCTAATAGCCCGTAAGCTATTTGATAGTATGCATACGAGAAATGTAGTTTCTTGGAGTGCTCTGATGGCTGGATATTTGCATAATGGGTTTTTATTAGAAGTCATTCGACTATTGAAAGATATGATTTCAGATAGCAACATAAGACCGAATGAGTATATTTTTGCTACTGTGTTGTCTTCTTGTTCTCGTAGTGGAAGAGTTGAGGAGGGTTTACAATGTCATGGTTTTGCATTCAAGTGTGGACTTATGTTTCATCAGTATGTAAGGAACGCgcttatgtatatatattcaaaGTATTTGTGTGTTCAAGAGGCAATGTGGATTTTCAATTCAGTGCCGAGAAATGATATTTTTGCCTACAACTCAGTTATGACTGGACTTGTAGAAAATGGGCATTTTAGGGAAGGCGTAGAGGTTGTAAGAAAGATAGTATTTGAGTGTATGAATTGGGATAATGTTACTTATGTTAATGTTTTTGGGCTTTGTGCTTGTACTAGAAATAAGAGATTAGGTTTGCAAGTTCATGGTAAGATGATAACTAGCTATGTTAAAGTTGATGAGTACATCAGTAGTGCAGTAATTAATTTTTATGGGAGATGCGGAGGAACTTTAAATGCTAGAATTTTTTTTGATCATTTGCAAAGTCAAAATGTGGTGTTGTGGACAGCAATTATAAGTGCTTATTTCCAAAGTGGTTCCTTTGAGGAAGCCTTGGCCTTATTTGGAAAAATGAAACTTGCAGGTGTAGTACCAAATGAGTTTACTTTTGCTGTCTTATTAAATTGCTGTACAGGACTGTCTGCCTTGAGATTTGGATATTTGCTCCATGCATGCATTGAGAAGTCAGCTTTTAAGGACCAGCTTATTGTTGGAAACGCCTTAATCAATATGTATGCGAAGGGTGGTAATATTGCAGCTGCATATAAAGTATTTTCAGGCATGATATATCGAGACACTATTACTTGGAATGCAATGATATGTGGGTACTCGCATCATGGGCTAGGTAACCATGCTCTTCAGGTCTTTCAAGAAATGTTAGCTGCAGAAGAGCATCCTAACTATATAACTTTTGTGGGGGTTCTATCTTCATGTAGCCATCTTGGGTTTGTGAAAGAAGGTTTCTACTATTTGACGAACCTAATGAAACATTTTAGAATTGAACCTGGACTAGAGCATTATACATGTATCGTTGGCCTTCTAAGCAAGGCTGGACAGCTTGATGATGCCATCAATTTTATGAGGTCTACACCTGTCAAATGGGATGTTGTTGCCTGGCGGACTTTATTTAATGCTTGTCATGTTCACCAAAACTATGTTTTGGGAAAGTGGATTGCAGATTTATTGCTGAGGATGGACCCTGATAATGTGGGaacatatatattattatctaatatGTATGCCAAGGGAAAGATGTGGGATGGAGTTGCCAAGATGCGAAAATTGATGAGGGATAAAAATATCAAGAAAGAACCTGGAGTGAGTTGGATAGAGATAAAAAATGCTACCCATATTTTTGTTTCAGAAGACATCAATCATCCAGATTATAGTCAGATTTATAAAAAAGTAAATGAACTCTTGGACATGATTAGACCGCTTGGCTATGTTCCTGATACGAGTGCAGTGTTGCATGATATAGAGGATGAGCAGAGGCATGACCATCTCAGTTATCACAGTGAGAAGTTGGCCATAGCATACGGTTTCTTAAGAATTCCTTTAGAAGCACCTATCGTTGTCATCAAGAATCTCAGAATGTGTGCTGATTGTCATCTGGCTGTGAAACTTATATCTAAGGTTATGAACAGGATGATTATTGTTAGAGATACCAACCGGTTCCATCATTTTCAAAATGGATGTTGTTCTTGTGCTGATTATTGGTGATAATCCATATACATTCTTCAGGATCATAAAGCCACGTCTTTTGCACTTAGAGGTTCCTCAGTCCATATTAGACTCCATTGTAACTTCACTGATGTATACATTGAACTCCATGACCATTATAAATTGTAAGTTGTTCTGTTATCTCTATGTAGGTTACATGTTTTCGTTTGAAGTACTCTTGCCCTCTGCATTAGATATTGATTATGAAGGTGTTGCTTCCTTTAGGACATGGAAATCAAGCTTTGTGCTTACCGATTTATAAACTCGGGTAAATTTGATCGGACCGTTTGAGTTGATCACAAAACTGAATTGTATAGGAGCATCGCAATTCTCAGCTGTGGTGCAGCTTAAGGGACAAAACTAATTCTGCTTAAGACATTGACATGTGCACATGGTGTAGTTTCTGTATGAGAAACAAATAAGAAAAAGGATCATGTTGCTTCCTTCAAGGTAACTTCCAAAAACTCTTgtacatatattttttattcataatTTAACTGTAATCTTTGTGGAACTTAGACAATGTTGCAGTATAGGATACTCTTGGCTATGTCAATTAAAAAGCGGAATCCTTTTTCCAGATACGCAACAGTTAAAAGTTCTTAAAAAGAAATTTGGATCAGGCTaccattatttatttttgagtCTATTTAGGCGCCGTTTGTTTCGGGGGTTTCaggaaagggtaagggaaaGAGGATGTTTGATTCcttttgttggtgtttgttttatcaattcaatcgTTCCCTTTACCCTCttttagttttgggtttaccCCTAACTACTGTGATCCCATTCCTCCAACCTCCCTAAGGTTTTCCATTCACTTTCCCCTCTCTCTCATACACTCTCcttataaaatttcattttaatctttattttttttttattttttattttggtccatatatttatttatttttacttttttaatacttgaattaatttcacttttgatcattatatttatatattatttatttattctcaaaaaatatttttgactaatttttattttttgatttttattttgatccttatatttatttatttatatttttttatccctagactaatctcacttttgatccttatacttatttgtttttacttttttatcctgaaaaataattttgacaaatatttttcttttatcatattattcggttttggtatttatttttaattattttaaataattattttctttttaaaatagaatatttatgcatttttatttatttattttatttcagtttctccAGTTTCATcgtcttttaattttaatggttgaataaattgatttttcattctacatgtgattaatttattaatacacACATGTATGTATAGAAATTATTTTTAGAAACACAAATCTagtttattacctcatttgaaccaaacagcCACAATGGGAATCATGGATATATCATTCCCTTTGTGGAACAGAAACAAACAGAGAAAGGTATTCAGGGTCATTCCATTCCTTTCTACTTGTTTCCCTTTCttaattccattccattacCCCTGTACGAACCAAATGCCCCCTTAGTTTTTTCTTTGGTAAACAAACTTAACAGTTTGGTGAGAGCGAATTTATACGCAGACTTTTATTGCAGACTTATTACTTAGAGTAAGCAATTTATTTGTCCCTTTGTTTTAACTTACTACACTAGTCAATCCACGGCATATTTTAAAACGTTTTAGTTCTGTCTTAGTCTACTATTTAATCCCTCcacatattttttatataaaaatacaaaattacctttaattacataaataaaaaaacttatctGTTTCGATTTTACATTtactaaatatatttataatgaaGTTTGTGTAGTATATATATACCAATATTTTTGTTCTTGTACATattagtataaaaaaaaaattgtattatttactcttcattttttttctcacttttattattatttaatataatagttttaaATTATCGAATATTAATATAAACCTTTGATAATTTTATATATCTTTTCTATTCCATCCATAAAGTTTATTATTagagataaaagaaaaattaatatttacaatttttGAAACAAGTTCTGCTTCACCAAATTAAAacttctataattatataaaaaaatttaataaatcaattactatATGATGAGACTTTTAGGTCCCAAACCCATGTTGTCGGTTGACCCACTTAAAGCCCATCCCTAGTTTAGAGAACATGGTAAGGCTCAAGGTTATTATGGACTTTCCACTCCCCATCCTGTATAAATGAACTAGGTAACATCCTGAAATGATATCTCCTCTCTCTACATATTTCCTTTGAAACAACCAAGAGCACAATCAGTAAAATTTCTATGTTGTATGAGTTTGGTAAGTGGTCATAATATAGCGGttgatatatcaatccttcttGTGGTAAAAATCTAGCTTTATAAAAGAATTTAGTAAAACTGATAGTATATTCTGATAATTTACTAATTacaacatttcatgttatttaaattcattattatttatgtttttctttCTGCAAATACTATTTCTCTTGCCAATAATCATTTTTCTcttaaaaattctcttttcaataccatatcaaataataataacattgatttccaatcatgagcacaagcttctatttgtggtcttaactgatgagttattgattccatccaaaatcctacttttTCTATCATTGTTTTAGATATTAGGTCATATATATAATCTAAATTTCCAGTTTGAGATGAATTCATTAAGGCTGTGTACATTCCTTGttccaatcatttattcgtctacttatttcttgttcatcatagacattatctaagtctaaaaatattcatttggatttaatccttgCGACATAGATCttataaattctttaaagtctccTTGTTGTCTTATAGGTATATGTCTTTGAAATTGTAGGTGTTTTTTTAGTTACTACTTCTAAATTGGGGTCTATCATTTAttcttctggataattatctgcatcttcgtttactatattttctgatcctaTATCTGATTCTTCATACCTAGTGTATTCGTTATTTTCTGTATCACTTTCTGGTTCTTCTATTATTGCATTAatgtttttcatttgttctaatgctttcattatctggttattttcttctattaattttgtttcatccTTATTTTCTTCTTCCATGTATCCAAtgctttttagtttattttcaatttgattatcTGAACTATCGGAATTATCATTACTACTATTACTGGTGTGAAtatttttcccttttacttctttaactattatttttaagactcttacttcttcctttaattctCCCCTTTAAAAGAATTTATCGAGTCCAGCAAGCAGCTGAAACAGAAAGAAAGACACAACTACGGTTAATATCAATTTTGAAGATAGGGTGGTGATAGAaatgaattttgaggacaaatcTAAAGACCCCAATGTCAAATTGATGAAAACTCTTAGGGAATTTCAGGATGCAAAAGCTCAGCACCTCGAAACACAACAAACAATGCAAGAACACAACAAGAAATTATGGGAACTCATACAAGACAAAACCCCTCCCACACAGGAGTTCATTTATCATCTTTCTCGGAAATTAAGAGCATTAAATGGAGATAGCACTTGCCTAGATGAGAGTCTGAATGTGCAATTCTTCCTGCTAGAATATGCACAATCTGACGCCAAGCTATACAAAAGTATTTTAAAAAGACTATTTTTATTGCGTGAAATTATTTGACACAACGTTGCGTCAAACATCATTAcgaataaaaaaatttgataattaCAATTTTAGGTCTTACTTAAGTTCAGATTAACAACCACTCTTGTTGTTTCGCCAAGCTGTACAAATTGATCATATTATTAAATGGGGCGAATTATACTTGTGGCTTTCAGTTGAGACCTTACTTTCGTTATAGCTCTTTACCTTCAAAATTGGCTATACATTTTTTTGAACTTTTGCCTCTACCAACATAAATTTCatttataaaagtaaaagatttCAAATGGAATGCGTAAGAACTAAAAAACTCaccgtttttaattttttaaatcacCATTTCGGACTTGTCCTCTTTAAATAACaactttcttctttctcctaATTAAACCATACTTAAACAatcttaaaaaagaaaaaagaattaaaattatttagaatCCATCAACTATACAATGGAGAATTATTTACTATTGGAGTAATAAGTTTAAGAGCGTCTGCAAGAAACTCTTAGTTcactttttaaaaataatataagtaaaaaaaataataaaaaaaataatataagtaattgactcttagtgatttaagagtgactaatatatatcatctccaacaatactttGTATATTCACttcttattattttatcattaaagtTATtgattattgttatatttatcaATAGTGAGAGGAGAggctttttaataaaaaaattattaataaaaaaatgaaataagagCAGAAACGgtagatcttatccgtagatctTATCTTTGTAACCCTTTCTGTTTTAGCAAAAAACGGCAGATCTTATTCGTAGATGAttggatctacgtggttgcaaaagaaatgacttAGATTCGAAGGTTCAGAATGGTTCAAATGCTGAAGATTGGACTATAATTGCTTTGCGACGAATTTTGAAGCATTTTGGAATCTTATTTCGAACTAAGGAAGGTATTTCAGGATGAACCATTAACAATATGGTCAGCGCAAGCACATCCCTCAAGGTAATAGTCATCAGTCCAACAGGAAATAAAAAGGCGTTGCAGTTAGGTGATTGGAAGCCCAAACTGCATACAATGGATTCTTGTTCGCTAGAATGACTATTTGGGACATTTTAATCAACTTATTGATTCCAAGATTGCACTATTTTCTCTCATAAATTGGTTTTAATCGATTCACCGTGGACCATGTGGTTAAGGCTATTTCACTAGCAAGACAATGCCAACTTTTTCTTTTAACATGTTTACCAGTGCGAAGGTCGGGTTCAATAAAAAGAAGTTATCCCTCACGAGCTATGGGAAATGTAGAGGGAAATGTACTTGAAGGTTTTGTCACGACTAGTAGGCAAAAGAACATGAAGTTCGATCATCTTTGAAATTTATCTACAGAATGCAAAAAAAGTTTGACAACCAAATTGATGTGTAAAAGCTTCaaggaaaaaataaaagagatcTTACCTTTTTCTTGGTGGCGTTAAGTTgatgtgttttttttaaattcggtAGCACTTTTTCCAAGAGAATTTGGATGTGACTTACTATCAGGTGgggcatttaattttttttagtaaaaaggGTTTCTATAGAATTAAATGTCAAAGATTagtctttttaataaaaattttggCATTATTTCCCTTTAGATTTGAAGGCCCAAACCACCCCACAAAATTGTTCTTTCAAGATTGTCATTCATTCAATAAATATCAACCACCAAACACATTTCCAatctattaattttttattcacAAGTTAGTTCAATTTGGGGTAAATTTACCTTTAAAGGACATCTTGGTAGTTCAATTTTGAGCTTTACGGGTTTTCTTAAACCTCTTCAATGACTTTCTCACATCGACCATAACTCGTATTCGCATAAAGTTGAGTCTTGTTGTAATATTATTGTTACTGTCACACTCTAAGTATTGAGTAATAAAATCGCCTATTTGTTTCCCCACTGGATCAGAGAAGGAAGCTACGGGTAAATCATAAACTTGAATCTAATGGGGGGCAAAATCCAACACTATGGTCCCAGTCCATCGCACCTTACCAATAGAAATGTGACAATTGTGCACTTTTTTTCCTTATACCAATCATCTTCCAATGAGTTagcatgatatttttttttcattggttCGGTTCATTGCACCCGGTCCAGTTCTCCTCCTCCGACCTCTCATTTTGCTTCCATTCGTTTCGAATGAGGAGATAATTGTCAAACGACCAAGGACCACCAAACACCACTCAATTCTAGTTTACAACATGACAAGAATTCAAATACGAACAAATTTGCTTCCACCTTAGTAACCGTTAGCCCATGTCCCGGTCTCCATAGACCGGCCAAATGATTTTTCATCATAGTATTAATGGGACGATCTGTCAAGAAACACCTACCATTGATAAACCTTTATGACACAGAATACTACCATCCTTCGCTAGCCAGTAAAGTCCCACTCATCAAACTCTCCTATCTCAATGGACGGATTCGACATTCCATTTTCCATATCTCACCCTCAACCAGAAATCTTGAACGatgaataaaatttaataagttgtttgatgaattaaaGAGTtaagaattaattaaataaaatttaataatattaaactAACTAGTGTAAGagttaattatataaatttaaagatATATTTTAATGTATGTGTCCTAACTATTATAAAGAAATAAACGCGGCCGGTGCACTACGTGTTTTTGTTTAAGTGAGGGTCCGGAAAAGGGTTCCACCACAAGCCTTCTCCTGCCAATCTTTTTTGGCAAGACGCCGCTTCTAAAACTCAAACCCGTGTCCTAACTATTATAATATGTTAAAATACACAGAATAGTAAATTGTTTGACCTATATTTGATTAGATAATTAAAGTATTGAAATCACCCCTATTGAAATTCATTCTTTTTATATCTATGAAACAAATTCAATAACCAAGAAAAAAAATTCGgaagaaaatataaaacttgAAATTGCAAATTCCCTGAAACACACTAAAAAGCTACTTTGGTTGGCCTACCATAAGAAGATAGATGCTCCACTACCAGATCCATATCAGGAAGCATGATGATCATGACGTGGATTATACCCCATCATCATCATGGTCGACATCATCCCAGCACCGCCGGAAGCATCTCCGGTAGGCGGAGCAGTAGCAGTCTTATCTCCTTCCATCTCTCTAAACTTATGCAAATAAATCTTCAAAGGGTCAACATAATCTTCAAAACCAAGAGTAGTCATGGCCCACAAGAGATCATCGCCGTTGACCGTCTTCCTCTTCTCTCTTTGACACTTATCGGAGGCTTCTCCGGTGATAAAACTGATGAACTCCGATACACATTCTTGAATGGTTTCTTTAGCATCTTTAGATATCTTAGCATTAGCCGGTAAAGCTTTCTTCATTATTCTGCTAACATTCGCAATTGGTAAAAGCCTGTCTTGTTCTTTCATAGAGGATTCCGAGTTGCTTCCGTTGTTTGCCCATCCTGACTCGTTGTCTGAGTCCGCCATTAAAACTCAGCTTCAGTACATACATGGAAATATAATTATTTgctaaaataaaacatataagaTGAtcatatgaaaataaataaataaagtttacCTGTATGGTATGAAGAAATTAGGAAGGATATATTTGGAAGTGAAGCGGTGTGTTAGAACTTAGAATAGAAAGGGTGGATAAGAAGGGAAGTTGATTAGTTAAATAAAGGGGTTAGGTGTTTGATTTTGGACCCTTTATTTCATAGGTGGTATAGATGTGGATTATAGATTTGTCGTTTCATTACTACTTTAATAGGtaaagtttaatttaatttgtttgtatGTGACGTTCAGCTGAGTTGAGGCAGTTAAACTAgttccttttttttaataatataacatCAAAATGCATGAATCTGTTCCTCTATTTATCTATTATTTTAAACATTATGCTTTTAATGGTAACAAATTGAGTTGAGATAagattcaaaattaaaattaattttgtattattGTGATTCAGAAACAATTTAATTTATTCATAATACCATAATTGAAGAGTATAATTGAGGGAGACTCTACAAATAAAGCATCAATCTATCTATCTATTATTTTAAACATTCTTCTTCTTTCATTGGTAAAATTGAACTCTTATTTAATAAACAGATTGTGTTCGATTCTATTTAACAAACCGGGTTTGAGTACAGTAAAACCAGGTTCCAAAACTCATAAACAAGTTCAATTATAAACTTGTAAACAAACTTTATTATATGTTCTGAACATGCTTATAAATAAATCcggttcaattatttttaataatagtaattctataaataggaaaatataaaatttcgcTAACATTAATTTTGTAGGTTTTAGAACTACAAAACCTATTTGCAAgtaaagtttataaatataattaatgaactGTTAACAAACAAAATTCATAAACAAATAAATGAGCTATTCGGGATtagataacaaaaaaaaaatatgaaccgAGATTATCCATTTTCTACCGCGTCGAGTATGAGCAGGTCGGCTTCATTAGGTGCCTTTTAGGTGGATCCTCTCCCAATTaaagttttgttttttttcatacACTAGAACTCGAAAGTGCGTTGAAGCTACCaaatatcttttattttcatacttttatatatgttaaagcTTTAATTGACCAACCCGGCTAAATAGAGCAAAGTCTTATTTAGATACAGTAGCGTTCACTTGGACCCT is drawn from Euphorbia lathyris chromosome 9, ddEupLath1.1, whole genome shotgun sequence and contains these coding sequences:
- the LOC136206702 gene encoding pentatricopeptide repeat-containing protein At5g39680, which gives rise to MLKPPRKPHRVLRLALLLFRPICTSSSHKDPIRLLKLSADTKNLKYGKMIHAYFITGNQATEHNKIEMNSLVNFYAKCDEILIARKLFDSMHTRNVVSWSALMAGYLHNGFLLEVIRLLKDMISDSNIRPNEYIFATVLSSCSRSGRVEEGLQCHGFAFKCGLMFHQYVRNALMYIYSKYLCVQEAMWIFNSVPRNDIFAYNSVMTGLVENGHFREGVEVVRKIVFECMNWDNVTYVNVFGLCACTRNKRLGLQVHGKMITSYVKVDEYISSAVINFYGRCGGTLNARIFFDHLQSQNVVLWTAIISAYFQSGSFEEALALFGKMKLAGVVPNEFTFAVLLNCCTGLSALRFGYLLHACIEKSAFKDQLIVGNALINMYAKGGNIAAAYKVFSGMIYRDTITWNAMICGYSHHGLGNHALQVFQEMLAAEEHPNYITFVGVLSSCSHLGFVKEGFYYLTNLMKHFRIEPGLEHYTCIVGLLSKAGQLDDAINFMRSTPVKWDVVAWRTLFNACHVHQNYVLGKWIADLLLRMDPDNVGTYILLSNMYAKGKMWDGVAKMRKLMRDKNIKKEPGVSWIEIKNATHIFVSEDINHPDYSQIYKKVNELLDMIRPLGYVPDTSAVLHDIEDEQRHDHLSYHSEKLAIAYGFLRIPLEAPIVVIKNLRMCADCHLAVKLISKVMNRMIIVRDTNRFHHFQNGCCSCADYW